A part of Aspergillus flavus chromosome 5, complete sequence genomic DNA contains:
- a CDS encoding Alpha/Beta hydrolase protein — protein sequence MAEDKFVEVDRESFPYIFMKNVDIPLKTHEKGLLRCNVYLPKDSAPYGTQKYPVIATYGPYGKDVPYEVFFKKSWDQVNPDMKSTHASWETPDPGFWTRQGYIVVRTDERGSGQSPGELDTMLFFDVVEWCSEQEWSRGKVGLLGISYFAGTQWRVAARQPKGLAAIIPWEGMSDYYRDRVRHGGILSDRFIDFWWKNAIQPNQYGKPGRASRQWGDDTLEGDLDEQTLFSNRRDQTKDSAAHRFMDEDYYNTRNFDLSSIEVPLLSVANWGGILLHLRGNVIGWMRASSSYKFLRFIVGRHDLPFYYPHSAQLQLSFLDAFLKDNDYDGWKSGQQPRVHLCLRKGDCGVDDPERELKFPSRAEVDWPIPDTQYTKFFLTTKQTLSREPDTSIDICTYEALTGTPITFLYKTSSSLEITGHILARLTVSCSRESPNSSPPTDIDLFVTLRKLNADGKEVFYTGTMGDPVPIVKGWLRVSLRKVNTEHPFHRHYLPYRDYTSADVQPVKENERYQVDVEVWPTNTVLDPNETLVLEIAGHDTQSVGKFSHEHPDNRD from the exons ATGGCTGAGGATAAGTTCGTCGAGGTTGACCGCGAAAGCTTCCCTTATATTTTCATGAAGAATGTGGACATACCTTTAAAGACCCACGAGAAGGGGCTTCTGCGCTGCAACGTTTACCTACCTAAGGATTCTGCCCCTTATGGGACACAGAAGTACCCCGTGATCGCAACATATGGTCCAT ATGGAAAGGACGTCCCTTATGAAGTGTTTTTCAAAAAGAGCTGGGATCAGGTCAACCCAGACATGAAGTCCACCCATGCATCTTGGGAGACCCCGGATCCTGGCTTCTGGACACGTCAGGGATATATTGTCGTTCGAACAGATGAGCGAGGTTCGGGCCAGAGCCCGGGAGAGCTTGATACCAT GCTTTTTTTTGATGTAGTAGAGTGGTGTAGTGAGCAGGAATGGTCCAGAGGTAAGGTGGGATTACTGGGTATTAGCTACTTCGCAGGCACCCAATGGCGAGTGGCTGCTCGTCAACCCAAGGGTCTGGCGGCCATTATTCCCTGGGAGGGCATGAGTGACTATTACCGTGATCGGGTCCGTCATGGTGGTATTTTGTCTGATCGTTTCATCGACTTTTGGTGGAAGAACGCCATCCAACCGAATCAGTACGGCAAGCCCGGTCGAGCATCGCGCCAGTGGGGCGATGACACTCTGGAGGGAGATCTTGACGAGCAGACTTTGTTCTCTAACCGGCGTGACCAAACCAAAGATTCTGCAGCGCACCGATTTATGGACGAAGATTATTACAATACCCGAAATTTCGATCTGTCCAGCATTGAAGTCCCTCTGCTAAGTGTTGCAAACTGG GGAGGAATCCTGCTCCATTTACGCGGGAATGTTATTGGCTGGATGCGCGCCTCCTCTTCGTACAAGTTCTTGCGCTTCATTGTAGGGCGCCATGATCTACCCTTCTATTATCCGCACTCTGCCCAGCTGCAGTTGTCGTTCTTGGATGCCTTCCTAAAAGATAACGACTATGACGGCTGGAAGTCTGGCCAACAGCCCCGTGTGCATCTGTGCCTTCGTAAAGGCGATTGTGGGGTAGACGATCCTGAACGCGAACTGAAGTTTCCCAGTCGTGCCGAGGTTGACTGGCCTATCCCGGACACTCAGTATACGAAGTTCTTTCTCACAACCAAACAAACCTTATCTAGAGAACCCGATACTTCTATTGATATCTGCACATATGAGGCACTGACTGG GACCCCAATCACCTTTCTATACAAGACGTCCTCGAGCCTGGAGATCACAGGACATATCCTGGCCCGCCTGACTGTTTCTTGCTCTCGAGAAAGCCCCAACAGCTCTCCACCAACTGATATTGACCTTTTCGTTACCCTGCGCAAATTGAATGCCGACGGGAAGGAAGTCTTCTACACTGGTACGATGGGTGACCCGGTCCCCATTGTCAAGGGATGGCTCCGAGTTTCGCTCCGCAAAGTCAATACTGAACATCCATTCCATCGTCACTATCTCCCTTACAGAGACTATACTAGTGCTGATGTTCAACCTGTAAAGGAGAATGAGAGATACCAGGTGGATGTGGAAGTGTGGCCGACTAATACTGTGCTCGACCCCAACGAGACTTTGGTTCTAGAGATTGCAGGCCATGACACCCAGAGTGTCGGCAAGTTCTCCCACGAGCATCCGGATAATCGGGATTGA
- a CDS encoding putative alpha-glucosidase → MPPYSSYLGAFSVFALATLGESQSSWTLGQGIEVNWQSSSQQLSIVQANKTLLATVPGQNFLSASTGKDQWVGANGNFNYTSVDLNRCQGQNVTRVTHSSRENSVSGEDVSIQGYLQDCGDQSIGYTMSFWVPKTLPDRVAFDVNVEPGHKRNAPMNKLYVTFGSHASEDFYGLGAQASFASMKNQTIPIFSREQGVGRGDQPITALEDSQSWFSGGNEFTTYTAIPQFISSAARVFYLREEDTAFSEFDFTKPNAVTVRYDALTVGGHFMQADNMLNAITMLTDYVGKMPTLPEWVDNGAILGIQGGQEKVERIVKEGLKQDCPVAAVWLQDWSGTHSQEAPYGNMQISRLWWNWESDSKLYPTWAEFVQDLREEYGVKTLAYINPFVANVSSKADGYRRNLFLEATKGGYMVQNSTTNGTAIISSGKGIQAGILDLTNQKTRAWFADVLRKQVWSANISGVMWDFGEYTPITPDTKLANISSDAYFYHNQYPRDWAIFQRSVAKEMPLFDEMVTFHRSASLGSNRHLNLFWVGDQTTVWGVNDGIKSAVTIMGQMGISGYAQSHSDLGGYTTAFHPPTVANSSGAIGRSAEILGRWGELAAVSSAVFRSHEGNVPEVNAQFYTNSSTYSYYAYNARMFKSLGPYRRQVLNNESKTRGWPLLRMPVLYHPDDSKARQISYQSFYLGADLYVAPVLDPQTTKLNVYLPGTDRNRTYTHVWSGQTYHAGQTVRVDAPYGKPAVFVVNHAHSPELNVFLDFVRKENGTVIRV, encoded by the coding sequence ATGCCGCCCTACTCCTCATATCTGGGCGCTTTCAGCGTCTTTGCTCTTGCTACGTTGGGCGAGTCGCAATCGTCATGGACTTTGGGACAGGGTATTGAAGTCAATTGGCAGTCGAGTTCCCAACAACTGTCAATTGTACAGGCTAATAAGACTCTCCTCGCTACCGTCCCTGGTCAGAACTTTCTCAGTGCCAGCACCGGGAAAGACCAATGGGTCGGTGCGAATGGCAACTTCAACTATACCAGCGTGGATCTCAACCGTTGCCAAGGTCAGAATGTCACTAGGGTCACTCACTCTTCGCGCGAAAATAGCGTCAGTGGTGAGGATGTATCCATCCAGGGATACCTGCAAGACTGTGGGGACCAATCCATTGGGTATACTATGAGCTTCTGGGTACCCAAGACCCTTCCGGATCGTGTAGCATTCGACGTCAATGTCGAGCCTGGTCACAAGCGCAACGCGCCAATGAACAAGCTGTATGTAACCTTTGGTTCTCATGCATCGGAGGACTTTTACGGTCTAGGTGCTCAGGCATCCTTTGCGTCCATGAAGAATCAGACCatccccatcttctcccgTGAACAAGGTGTGGGCCGTGGCGATCAGCCCATCACCGCCCTAGAAGACTCCCAGAGCTGGTTCAGCGGTGGAAACGAATTTACGACTTATACTGCCATCCCTCAATTTATCAGCTCTGCTGCGAGAGTCTTCTACCTTAGGGAAGAAGACACTGCCTTTTCTGAATTCGACTTCACCAAACCCAACGCTGTGACTGTGAGATACGATGCTCTGACAGTTGGCGGCCATTTTATGCAGGCGGATAATATGCTCAATGCCATCACCATGCTCACCGACTATGTTGGCAAGATGCCTACCTTGCCCGAGTGGGTCGATAACGGCGCCATCTTGGGTATTCAAGGCGGacaggagaaggtggagcGCATCGTTAAAGAAGGTCTAAAGCAGGATTGCCCTGTTGCGGCAGTGTGGCTTCAAGATTGGTCTGGCACCCACTCTCAAGAAGCACCATACGGCAACATGCAAATTTCTCGTCTCTGGTGGAATTGGGAATCCGACAGCAAACTGTACCCAACCTGGGCTGAATTCGTGCAGGATCTGCGTGAAGAATATGGCGTGAAGACCTTGGCCTACATCAACCCATTTGTCGCCAATGTTAGCTCCAAGGCCGATGGTTACCGCCGTAACCTCTTCCTCGAGGCCACCAAGGGTGGATATATGGTTCAGAATTCGACCACGAATGGCACCGCTATCATCTCCAGTGGCAAGGGAATCCAGGCTGGTATTTTGGATCTTACTAACCAGAAGACACGCGCATGGTTTGCTGATGTCCTCCGCAAACAAGTTTGGAGCGCCAACATCTCCGGTGTCATGTGGGATTTCGGAGAGTACACTCCCATCACCCCAGACACCAAGCTGGCCAACATCTCTTCTGATGCTTATTTCTACCACAACCAGTACCCCCGTGATTGGGCTATCTTCCAGCGCTCTGTGGCCAAAGAAATGCCCCTGTTCGACGAGATGGTCACATTTCACCGTTCTGCCTCGCTGGGCTCTAACCGCCACCTGAACCTGTTCTGGGTCGGAGACCAAACCACTGTCTGGGGCGTCAACGACGGCATCAAGTCTGCCGTGACCATCATGGGCCAAATGGGCATTTCTGGCTATGCCCAGAGCCACTCCGACCTCGGTGGCTATACCACCGCCTTCCACCCACCTACCGTAGCAAACTCATCCGGCGCCATTGGACGTTCCGCAGAGATCCTCGGACGTTGGGGAGAACTGGCCGCAGTTTCCAGCGCCGTCTTCCGGTCTCACGAAGGCAACGTGCCCGAGGTCAACGCCCAGTTCTACACCAATAGCTCCACATATTCCTATTATGCATACAACGCCCGCATGTTCAAGAGTCTCGGCCCCTACCGCCGTCAGGTTCTGAACAACGAAAGCAAGACCCGCGGCTGGCCTCTCCTGAGAATGCCCGTCCTGTACCACCCGGACGACTCCAAGGCCCGCCAGATTAGCTACCAGAGCTTCTACCTCGGCGCTGATCTTTACGTTGCTCCTGTCTTGGACCCCCAAACTACCAAGTTGAATGTGTATCTCCCCGGTACTGACAGAAACCGCACTTACACCCATGTCTGGTCCGGCCAGACTTACCACGCTGGACAAACAGTGCGTGTTGATGCGCCTTATGGAAAGCCGGCTGTGTTTGTGGTCAATCATGCGCATAGCCCCGAGCTGAATGTCTTTTTGGACTTTGTTCGGAAGGAGAATGGAACTGTCATTCGTGTTTAG
- a CDS encoding 6-phosphogluconate dehydrogenase, whose translation MAARGLPRALRLARVAAPRSVVSAALPRPALAKAAANALPRVTLSSTPVRGVKNISFAGHEETVYEREDWPREKLQEYFKNDTLALIGYGSQGHGQGLNLRDQGLNVIVGVRKDGASWKEAVQDGWVPGKNLFDVNTAIEKGTIVMNLLSDAAQSETWPTIKPLITKGKTLYFSHGFSPVFKELTKVDVPKDVDVILVAPKGSGRTVRTLFREGRGINSSIAVYQDVTGQAKEKAIAMGVAVGSGYLYETTFEKEVYSDLYGERGCLMGGIHGMFLAQYEVLRERGHSPSEAFNETVEEATQSLYPLIGANGMDWMYAACSTTARRGAIDWSSRFKDNLKPLFNELYDSVRDGTETQRSLDYNSQKDYREKYEKEMQDIRDLEIWRAGKAVRALRPENQK comes from the coding sequence ATGGCTGCTCGTGGACTCCCCCGCGCCCTCCGCCTGGCCCGTGTTGCCGCTCCTCGCTCCGTCGTCTCCGCCGCCCTCCCTCGTCCCGCTCTGGCTAAGGCTGCTGCCAATGCCCTCCCCCGTGTGACTCTGTCCTCTACTCCCGTCCGTGGTGTCAAGAACATTTCCTTCGCCGGTCACGAGGAGACCGTCTACGAGCGTGAGGACTGGCCCCGTGAGAAGCTCCAGGAGTACTTCAAGAATGACACTCTGGCTCTTATCGGTTACGGTTCCCAGGGTCACGGTCAGGGTTTGAACCTCCGTGACCAGGGCCTCAACGTCATTGTTGGTGTCCGTAAGGACGGTGCTTCCTGGAAGGAGGCCGTCCAGGACGGCTGGGTTCCCGGCAAGAACCTCTTCGACGTCAACACCGCCATCGAGAAGGGTACCATCGTCATGAACCTTCTCTCCGACGCCGCCCAGAGTGAGACCTGGCCCACCATCAAGCCCCTCATCACCAAGGGCAAGACCCTCTACTTCTCCCACGGTTTCTCCCCCGTCTTCAAGGAGCTCACCAAGGTCGACGTCCCCAAGGACGTTGACGTCATCCTCGTTGCCCCCAAGGGCTCCGGTCGTACCGTCCGCACTCTCTTCCGTGAGGGCCGTGGTATCAACTCCTCCATCGCCGTCTACCAGGATGTCACCGGCCAGGCCAAGGAGAAGGCCATCGCCATGGGTGTTGCCGTCGGTTCCGGTTACCTCTACGAGACCACCTTCGAGAAGGAGGTCTACTCCGATCTCTACGGTGAGCGTGGTTGCTTGATGGGTGGTATCCACGGTATGTTCCTCGCCCAGTACGAGGTCCTCCGTGAGCGTGGCCACAGCCCCTCTGAGGCCTTCAACGAGACCGTTGAGGAGGCCACTCAGTCTCTCTACCCCTTGATCGGTGCCAACGGCATGGACTGGATGTACGCTGCCTGCTCCACCACCGCCCGTCGTGGTGCCATCGACTGGTCCAGCCGCTTCAAGGACAACCTCAAGCCCCTCTTCAACGAGCTCTACGACAGCGTGCGTGACGGCACCGAGACCCAGCGTTCTCTGGACTACAACTCCCAGAAGGACTACCGCGAGAAGTACGAGAAGGAGATGCAGGACATCCGTGATCTCGAGATCTGGCGCGCTGGAAAGGCCGTCCGTGCCCTCCGCCCCGAGAACCAGAAGTAA
- a CDS encoding isochorismatase family protein family — protein MTYLSRLGNIPIIQTRKALLLLDFQNDFVRPSGALHVPNTAEFLEILPQLASAFRRTGEVIWVRTQFESCRPWIAPDEQEYVVLAPETANKRPRSDKPPGPTSVDPQAPVDEEAFLSSETSKCCRPQTPGAQFPAPILAAIDAESDTLVDKSDYSALQSQGLILSLRTRFVTELYLCGSLCNASVYATALDAVRHGFSVTLIEDCLGFRSFPRYEEAMRRMADIFGANGITTEELYEELDWQETDAIARKGGNRPVRNATSSGIEGVMDDLDVKPAKPAKPAKPARLEEPEPIERIPPPRGLDVSPGEDPLEDHDDILASVARTRYSRAAEKAQKARVKARRTQRVDSKTESTSRTESRRSTKSKPSRDIRKPGDAIGEGDSRIVYDLELPANAFEQIRTEVAWQKMYHMSGEVPRLVAVQGQPLSDGSIPIYRHPADESPALQPFTATVDRVRMIVERILRHPLNHVLIQLYRDGQDRISEHSDKTLDIVRGSSICNVSLGAQRVMVLRSKAQSPDAEEGESSRATQRVPMPHESLFILGEKTNMRWLHGIRPDKRADTEKSMEERAYGGERISLTFRHIGTFLNPAGDTIWGQGAVSKSQDQANAVIHGDPAETERLIRAFGEENHAIDFNWDAVYGAGFDVVNFVTASANKLVAGEDVVANLRVLVCLSEHGMRYNLETPSSRKDTGPVYVDTDGTEIAGDINILTHLTRRSTELNRPGVEPLGGGDRFAEIDEFLKSWREHQKEEKEGHLRALDTWERALVGKYYLNGPTFGLDDCALWPVLREIVQARGPFSMKAYRNLAQYYQRVENRGFVRKALEELR, from the coding sequence ATGACTTACTTATCCCGACTCGGTAATATACCAATCATCCAAACGCGGAAAGCGTTGCTTCTCCTAGACTTTCAAAATGACTTTGTGCGACCGTCGGGAGCGCTGCATGTTCCCAACACTGCCGAATTCTTGGAAATCCTCCCCCAGTTGGCGAGCGCTTTCCGTCGCACTGGCGAAGTGATCTGGGTACGCACGCAATTTGAGTCGTGCCGACCATGGATCGCCCCAGACGAACAGGAATATGTCGTGTTGGCCCCCGAGACGGCTAACAAACGACCTCGGTCGGATAAACCCCCAGGCCCAACCAGCGTAGATCCTCAAGCTCccgtggatgaggaggctttTCTGTCGAGCGAAACATCAAAATGTTGTCGCCCGCAGACGCCAGGCGCACAGTTCCCCGCGCCTATTTTAGCCGCCATTGATGCCGAGTCGGACACCCTGGTAGACAAATCGGACTACTCCGCCTTGCAAAGCCAAGGTCTAATCCTCTCTCTCCGTACTCGCTTTGTTACGGAATTGTATCTGTGCGGTTCTCTGTGTAACGCGTCGGTGTATGCCACCGCTCTCGATGCCGTTCGGCACGGCTTCTCCGTCACCCTGATCGAGGATTGCCTCGGTTTCCGCAGCTTTCCCCGCTATGAAGAGGCGATGCGACGCATGGCCGACATCTTCGGGGCCAATGGCATTACGACAGAGGAGCTCTATGAGGAGCTCGATTGGCAGGAAACCGACGCCATCGCACGCAAAGGCGGGAACAGACCGGTTCGGAACGCTACCTCCTCCGGCATCGAAGGGgtcatggatgatcttgacgTCAAACCAGCTAAACCAGCCAAACCAGCCAAACCGGCCCGGCTGGAAGAACCCGAACCAATCGAGCGAATTCCTCCGCCCCGTGGCCTCGACGTCAGTCCGGGTGAAGACCCTCTGGAAGACCATGACGATATTCTGGCTTCGGTGGCACGCACCCGCTACAGTCGGGCGGCGGAAAAGGCGCAGAAGGCACGCGTAAAAGCACGCCGGACGCAGAGAGTAGATTCGAAAACCGAATCCACCTCGCGCACCGAAAGTCGACGAAGCACGAAATCCAAACCATCGCGCGACATTCGCAAACCGGGGGATGCGATCGGAGAGGGCGATTCACGTATCGTCTATGATTTGGAACTTCCCGCCAATGCTTTTGAACAGATCCGCACGGAGGTAGCCTGGCAGAAAATGTATCACATGTCTGGAGAGGTTCCGCGTCTCGTCGCCGTTCAAGGGCAGCCACTGTCGGATGGCTCGATCCCCATTTATCGTCACCCTGCCGACGAATCGCCAGCATTGCAGCCTTTCACGGCCACGGTGGACCGAGTACGCATGATTGTGGAACGCATCCTACGCCATCCCCTGAACCATGTCCTCATTCAGCTCTACCGTGACGGGCAAGACCGTATCTCAGAACATTCGGACAAGACTCTGGACATCGTCCGTGGATCATCAATCTGCAATGTCAGTCTTGGCGCGCAGCGGGTGATGGTCCTCCGGAGCAAAGCCCAATCCCCAGATGCCGAAGAGGGGGAGTCCAGTCGAGCAACTCAACGGGTGCCAATGCCTCACGAATCACTGTTCATTTTAGGCGAGAAGACCAATATGCGATGGCTCCACGGCATTCGTCCCGACAAGCGCGCAGACACAGAGAAGTCCATGGAAGAACGGGCGTACGGGGGCGAGCGAATTTCGCTCACCTTCCGCCACATTGGCACGTTCTTGAACCCCGCTGGCGACACGATCTGGGGTCAGGGAGCTGTGTCCAAAAGCCAGGATCAGGCTAATGCTGTGATCCACGGCGATCCCGCGGAGACGGAACGGCTCATTCGCGCATTCGGTGAAGAAAATCATGCGATTGACTTTAATTGGGATGCCGTCTACGGAGCCGGGTTCGACGTGGTTAACTTTGTCACCGCGTCGGCGAACAAACTAGTAGCCGGCGAAGATGTTGTGGCCAATCTGCGAGTGTTGGTCTGTCTGAGCGAGCATGGCATGCGATACAATCTGGAGACTCCCAGCAGCAGGAAGGACACAGGACCCGTGTATGTCGATACGGACGGCACAGAGATTGCCGGGGATATTAACATTCTAACCCACTTGACACGGCGTTCTACGGAGTTGAACCGACCCGGGGTAGAGCCGTTGGGTGGGGGCGATCGATTCGCGGAGATTGACGAATTCTTAAAGAGCTGGCGTGAGCatcagaaagaagaaaaagagggccATCTGCGGGCTTTGGATACATGGGAGCGGGCCCTGGTCGGGAAGTATTATTTGAATGGGCCCACGTTTGGGCTGGACGACTGTGCGCTTTGGCCGGTCTTGAGGGAGATTGTACAAGCCCGGGGGCCATTCTCAATGAAGGCCTATCGCAATCTGGCCCAGTACTACCAGCGAGTTGAGAACCGTGGTTTTGTCAGAAAAgcgctggaggagctgaggTAA
- a CDS encoding rhamnogalacturonan acetylesterase RgaE (unnamed protein product), producing the protein MRSVLLPLSLLPSVLGATIYLAGDSTMAASGGGSGTDGWGQYVDDVSITVSNKAIGGRSARSYTREGRFDAIADLLQEGDYVVIEFGHNDGGSLSTDNGRTDCPGTGSETCETTYDGQAETVLTFPAYLENAAKTFVDKGAKVLISSQTPNNVWESGEYSYSPSRFVEYAQLAAETAGVDYVDHGAYVAARYEALGADTVNSYYPNDHTHTSPEGAQVVADAFLKAVACSDVALKEVLTSTDFPGDCL; encoded by the exons ATGAGATCCGTCCTTCTCCCCCTGTCCCTTCTTCCCAGCGTCCTGGGCGCCACCATCTATCTAGCTGGGGACTCAACCATGGCTGCAAGCGGCGGCGGGTCTGGCACCGACG GATGGGGACAGTATGTCGACGACGTGTCTATCACCGTCTCCAACAAAGCAATCGGCGGTCGTAGCGCCCGCTCCTATACCCGCGAAGGCCGTTTCGACGCCATCGCCGACCTCCTGCAAGAAGGGGACTACGTGGTGATCGAGTTCGGACACAACGACGGCGGCTCGCTGAGCACCGACAACGGTCGCACCGACTGCCCCGGAACGGGCTCGGAGACGTGCGAGACCACCTACGACGGCCAAGCGGAAACCGTCCTCACCTTCCCGGCATACTTGGAGAACGCGGCCAAGACCTTCGTGGACAAAGGGGCCAAGGTCCTGATCTCCAGCCAGACTCCGAACAATGTCTGGGAGTCGGGAGAGTATTCCTATTCGCCGTCGCGCTTTGTCGAGTACGCTCAATTGGCGGCCGAGACGGCAGGGGTGGACTATGTGGACCACGGCGCTTACGTGGCCGCCCGGTATGAGGCATTAGGGGCTGACACAGTCAACTCCTACTACCCCAATGATCACACCCATACCAGCCCGGAAGGGGCACAGGTCGTGGCGGATGCGTTCTTGAAAGCAGTGGCTTGCAGTGATGTCGCGCTCAAGGAGGTCTTGACCAGTACGGATTTCCCGGGTGACTGTCTGTAG
- a CDS encoding uncharacterized protein (expressed protein), which produces MKDLWNDQLQAHEQLQPIYTQSQDPNPCHGISTSRNNPKRGKDPGVEQKNKPKQKKKKKKDIESHPDDHNPISGTRSVSATDRRKFQSLTPNTTRSKPNPTPSLRHCTSFPRGRSPSCIDYPRFYLWEQTPRSFPACFICGKRGSLPAPVKDRCPFFFPRLGSLGIQGPWFANGWVFPPTGYRSGMWMFGVFWAEGCGVYGV; this is translated from the coding sequence ATGAAGGATCTATGGAACGATCAACTACAAGCTCACGAGCAGCTCCAACCTATTTATACCCAAAGCCAAGATCCAAACCCCTGCCACGGAATATCTACATCTAGAAACAACCCCAAACGGGGAAAAGACCCAGGAGTAGAACAGAAGAAtaaaccaaaacaaaaaaaaaaaaaaaaaaaggatataGAAAGTCACCCCGATGACCACAACCCCATCTCAGGTACAAGAAGCGTATCAGCCACGGACCGACGGAAGTTTCAAAGTCTGACCCCAAACACAACACGGAGCAAGCCAAACCCCACACCGTCCCTCCGTCACTGTACATCCTTTCCTCGGGGTCGATCCCCGTCATGCATAGATTACCCGCGGTTCTATTTGTGGGAGCAGACGCCCCGTTCCTTCCCCGCATGTTTTATTTGTGGAAAACGTGGAAGCTTACCCGCTCCCGTGAAGGATCGttgcccttttttctttccccgtTTGGGGTCGCTGGGTATTCAGGGTCCTTGGTTTGCTAATGGGTGGGTTTTTCCACCAACGGGTTATCGTTCGGGGATGTGGATGTTCGGGGTGTTTTGGGCCGAGGGCTGTGGTGTGTACGGGGTGTAG
- a CDS encoding ClpP/crotonase-like domain-containing protein, giving the protein MTTPTLTPKYFNITYPQEYVAHVEINRADKMNSFFEAMWLELHTIFTHLSHSPTVRAIILSGAGPKAFTAGLDVKAASQGLLSSDDSQSDPARKAFHLRRHITSFQDCISAIERCEKPVIVAMHGFSLGLAVDIATAADVRLCAADTKFAVKEVDIGLAADIGTLSRLPKVVGNFGWVKEVALSARVFGAEEALRVGFVSQVFGGKEEVLKGALEIAGLIASKSPVAVLGTKDILNWSRDRSVEDGLRYTSVWNSAALQTKDVSAALLSGIQKRKPTFEKL; this is encoded by the exons ATGACGACCCCAACCCTAACCCCCAAATACTTCAACATAACCTACCCCCAAGAATATGTTGCGCACGTCGAAATCAACCGTGCCGACAAAATGAACTCCTTCTTTGAAGC aatgtGGCTCGAACTCCACACAATCTTCACCCACCTCTCACACTCCCCAACCGTCAGAGCCATCATCCTCTCCGGTGCCGGCCCCAAAGCCTTCACCGCCGGATTGGACGTCAAAGCCGCCAGCCAGggcctcctctcctccgacGACAGTCAAAGCGACCCCGCCCGCAAAGCCTTCCATCTGCGCCGCCACATCACCTCCTTCCAAGATTGCATTTCGGCCATCGAGCGCTGCGAGAAGCCCGTTATCGTGGCCATGCATGGCTTCTCCCTCGGTCTGGCCGTGGACATCGCCACGGCGGCGGATGTCCGGCTCTGTGCCGCTGATACCAAGTTCGCCGTGAAGGAGGTGGATATTGGTCTTGCAGCGGATATTGGGACGCTGAGTCGGTTGCCGAAGGTGGTGGGGAATTTCGGGTGGGTGAAGGAGGTGGCCTTGAGCGCGAGGGTGTTTGGGGCCGAGGAGGCGCTGCGGGTTGGGTTTGTTAGTCAGGTGTTTGGGGGCAAGGAGGAGGTTCTCAAGGGGGCGTTGGAGATTGCTGGGTTGATTGCTAGTAAGAGTCCGGTTGCTGTGTTGGGCACGAAGGATATTTTGAATTGGAGTCGGGATCGGAGTGTGGAGGATG GTCTTCGGTATACGAGTGTGTGGAACAGTGCTGCGTTGCAGACGAAGGATGTCAGCGCGGCGTTGTTGTCGGGGAttcagaagaggaagcctaCGTTTGAGAAGTTGTAA
- a CDS encoding HSP20-like chaperone, whose product MADRRYKGAQDLVQLHFSSSEQQQSNTRTQQQSTTDQIPLSTTTSIKTNLPLFTLLNNLPQHTAKMSLFRTMPTAGDFSPLFRLLDDYDTHRQSRGQVSSVRSFAPRFDVRETDDAYHFDGELPGISQKDIDIQFSDPQTLVIKGRSEREYHSPEAGETKETEGESKEVVKKENNKPRFWVSERSVGEFHRTFTFPSRVDQENVKASLKNGILSLVVPKAAAYTGKKITIE is encoded by the coding sequence ATGGCTGACAGGAGATATAAGGGGGCACAAGACCTCGTCCAGTTGCACTTCTCTTCAtcagaacaacaacaatcaaACACAAGAACACAACAGCAATCGACTACAGACCAAATACCTCTTTCCACTACTACTTCTATCAAAACAAACTTGCCTCTGTTTACTCTCTTAAACAACCTACCTCAACACACAGCCAAAATGTCTCTCTTCAGAACCATGCCTACCGCTGGAGACTTCTCCCCTCTCTTCCGTCTTCTGGACGACTACGACACCCACCGCCAGAGCCGTGGTCAGGTGTCCAGCGTGCGCTCCTTCGCTCCTCGCTTCGACGTCCGCGAGACCGACGATGCCTACCACTTCGACGGTGAACTCCCTGGCATCTCTCAGAAGGACATCGACATTCAATTCTCCGACCCTCAGACTCTTGTGATCAAGGGCCGCTCCGAGCGCGAATACCACTCCCCTGAAGCCGGCGAAACCAAGGAGACAGAGGGTGAGAGCAAGGAAGTGGtcaagaaggagaacaaCAAGCCTCGCTTCTGGGTCAGCGAGCGCTCCGTGGGCGAATTCCACCGCACCTTTACTTTCCCATCTCGCGTCGACCAGGAGAACGTCAAGGCCAGCCTTAAGAACGGCATCCTCTCCTTGGTCGTGCCCAAGGCTGCTGCTTACACTGGCAAGAAGATCACCATCGAGTAA
- a CDS encoding RNA polymerase II transcription factor B subunit 5 — protein sequence MPRVLIECDPSVKAIILKYDEERHDYIVEDLDDDRHLVIKESQLQNLKIRLGRELDEKVMQPEESESDE from the exons ATGCCCC GAGTCCTGATCGAATGCGATCCGTCCGTGAAAGCCATTATTTTGAAGTATGACGAAGAAAGACACGACTACATTGTGGAGGACCTGGACGATGACCGCCACCTGGTTATCAAGGAAAGCCAACTGCAGAACCTGAAGATCCGGTTGGGAAGG GAACTCGATGAAAAGGTCATGCAGCCTGAGGAGTCGGAATCTGACGAATGA